The Formosa sp. Hel1_33_131 genome window below encodes:
- the dnaG gene encoding DNA primase — translation MISKATIDQVFDTARVEEVIGDFVQLKKSGSNFKGLSPFSEERTPSFMVSPVKQIWKDFSTGKGGTSVSFLMEHEHFTYPEAIKYLARKYNIEIEETVQSDSDKEAAGERESMYLVSEYARTYFHNTLLKTDAGKAIGLSYFKERGFTEETIKDFQLGYSTDAWSGLTDSALKKGYQLKYLESTGLSIVKETKQFDRFKGRVMFPIHSMSGRVLGFGGRILAKNEKAAKYLNSPESDIYHKSKVLYGIYYAKQTIAKEDNCYLVEGYTDVIQFHQKGIKNVVSSSGTALTPDQIRLINRLTKNITVLFDGDPAGIRAALRGIDLILEQGMNVKICTFPEGEDPDSFAKQNTLEELQAYLKENAKDFIAYKASLLMEEAQNDPVAKANLIRDMVTSISKVTDNIQREIYVRECSRIMDISEGVLFSTLAQMGKKAENDANKSYNQKQKAFEVVKSTAAPIKVDIQYELEQKIIEILLLYGSRKESFEDLILKENDKGALALEPVIHEVKVFEKIFLDLQEDEMQFTNENFKTLYYTIIDSLNQTEDFVIESFVNHLDPVLASDVTDILMNEERYNLHNWEKNNIFPKQKDVSIAQLVSETILTLRCFLIDRKVDEIKQDTQDEVDHRTLLEDVLNYSNLKMLLSRKLSRVL, via the coding sequence TTGATATCAAAAGCCACCATAGATCAAGTATTTGACACTGCCCGTGTAGAGGAAGTGATCGGCGATTTTGTGCAATTAAAAAAATCGGGAAGTAACTTTAAAGGTTTAAGCCCTTTTAGTGAAGAACGCACCCCAAGTTTTATGGTGTCTCCTGTAAAACAAATTTGGAAAGATTTTTCAACAGGAAAAGGAGGAACCTCCGTTTCATTCTTAATGGAACATGAGCATTTCACCTATCCTGAAGCCATCAAATATTTAGCTCGAAAATATAACATTGAAATTGAGGAAACCGTACAGTCGGATTCTGATAAAGAAGCCGCCGGAGAACGTGAAAGTATGTATTTGGTCAGTGAGTACGCGAGAACCTATTTTCATAATACACTGCTTAAAACCGATGCTGGAAAAGCGATTGGCCTTAGTTATTTTAAGGAACGTGGATTTACTGAAGAGACGATCAAAGATTTTCAGTTGGGGTATTCTACGGATGCTTGGAGTGGATTGACAGATTCAGCGCTTAAAAAAGGGTATCAGTTAAAATATTTAGAAAGCACGGGTCTTTCGATTGTGAAAGAAACCAAACAGTTTGACCGTTTCAAAGGGCGGGTGATGTTTCCCATTCATAGCATGTCTGGACGGGTACTTGGATTTGGTGGAAGAATTTTGGCTAAGAACGAAAAAGCAGCCAAATATCTCAACTCTCCAGAGAGTGATATTTATCACAAAAGTAAAGTCTTATATGGAATTTACTATGCCAAACAAACGATCGCCAAAGAAGATAATTGTTATTTGGTAGAAGGCTATACCGATGTGATTCAATTCCATCAGAAAGGGATTAAAAATGTGGTGTCCTCTTCGGGAACTGCTTTGACGCCTGACCAAATTCGATTGATCAATCGCTTGACAAAAAACATTACAGTCCTGTTTGATGGCGATCCCGCAGGAATAAGAGCCGCACTTCGTGGGATCGATTTGATTTTGGAGCAAGGCATGAATGTCAAAATTTGCACCTTTCCAGAAGGTGAAGATCCGGACAGTTTTGCAAAACAAAATACGCTTGAAGAATTACAAGCCTATCTAAAAGAAAACGCAAAGGATTTTATTGCTTATAAAGCATCTTTGTTGATGGAAGAAGCGCAAAATGATCCAGTGGCAAAAGCCAATTTGATTCGGGACATGGTCACCAGTATTTCTAAAGTGACCGATAACATTCAACGTGAAATTTATGTGCGGGAGTGTTCTCGTATTATGGACATTAGCGAAGGAGTGCTTTTTAGTACACTGGCGCAGATGGGAAAAAAAGCGGAGAATGACGCCAACAAATCTTACAATCAAAAACAAAAAGCATTTGAAGTTGTCAAATCCACAGCAGCACCCATAAAAGTGGACATTCAGTACGAGCTGGAACAAAAAATCATTGAAATATTACTCTTATACGGAAGTCGAAAAGAGTCTTTCGAAGATTTAATTTTGAAAGAAAACGACAAAGGAGCATTGGCGCTCGAACCCGTCATTCATGAGGTTAAAGTTTTTGAGAAAATATTTCTGGATTTACAAGAGGATGAAATGCAGTTTACCAATGAGAATTTCAAAACGCTTTATTATACGATTATCGACAGTTTAAACCAGACAGAAGATTTTGTGATTGAATCTTTTGTGAATCATTTAGATCCTGTGTTAGCATCCGATGTGACTGATATTTTGATGAATGAAGAACGCTACAATCTTCATAATTGGGAGAAAAATAATATTTTTCCAAAACAAAAAGATGTGAGTATTGCGCAGTTGGTCAGTGAAACAATTTTGACTTTGCGTTGTTTTTTAATCGACCGAAAAGTGGATGAAATCAAACAAGATACGCAGGATGAAGTGGACCACAGAACGCTTTTGGAAGATGTGTTGAATTACTCCAATTTAAAAATGTTGTTATCCAGAAAACTGAGTCGCGTCCTCTAA
- a CDS encoding response regulator → MIRVLVADHQPIVSYGIRVLFENSADIKIVNTANSAKQLLDYLKKSNTDIVLMTMDLPDINGITVLRTIKKEFNDVSVIIFSTHPEDIYAISAIKAGASGYLSKTVTTSTIKRAILKVFKGGIYVSKELAESLTFEKNNLGTMNLYKKLSTREVEVLKLISSGKRNKDIADQLNINEKTVSTYKLRLMKKLNVSNLVELIDHGRQNK, encoded by the coding sequence ATGATTCGAGTCCTCGTTGCAGATCATCAACCCATTGTAAGCTATGGGATTCGTGTGTTGTTTGAGAACTCAGCAGATATTAAAATTGTAAACACCGCAAACTCTGCAAAGCAACTTTTAGACTATCTCAAAAAATCCAATACAGACATCGTTCTCATGACTATGGACCTTCCGGACATCAATGGAATCACGGTGCTTCGTACGATAAAAAAAGAATTTAACGATGTAAGTGTGATTATTTTTAGCACACATCCAGAGGATATTTATGCGATCAGCGCGATCAAAGCAGGGGCTTCTGGTTATCTCTCTAAAACGGTGACCACCTCTACCATCAAACGCGCCATTCTAAAGGTGTTTAAAGGAGGTATTTATGTCAGTAAGGAACTTGCGGAGAGTCTTACCTTTGAAAAAAATAATCTCGGAACCATGAATTTGTACAAGAAACTTTCGACCCGTGAAGTGGAAGTTTTGAAGCTCATATCTTCTGGGAAAAGAAACAAAGACATTGCGGATCAATTGAACATCAATGAAAAAACCGTGAGTACTTATAAACTGCGTTTGATGAAAAAATTAAATGTTTCAAATCTTGTCGAATTGATCGATCACGGACGTCAGAACAAATAA
- the nadE gene encoding NAD(+) synthase, whose translation MNTKSVTPHIVEWLKTYAENAKVSGFVVGVSGGVDSAVTSTLCALTGLDVMCLEMPIHQTESHVSRAQEHIEQLKNRFPNVQSTRVDLTPVFESFKSEIDLEGSTIMVDMALANSRARLRMTTLYYYAGLLGKLVAGTGNKVEDFGVGFYTKYGDGGVDLSPIADLLKSEVYDLGRALEIPESILTAAPSDGLFGDSRSDEDQIGASYPELEWAMKEVENGKTVDDFEGRERTVLEIYSRYNAANKHKMNPIPVCEIPQNLK comes from the coding sequence ATGAACACAAAATCAGTGACACCCCATATTGTAGAATGGTTAAAAACCTATGCCGAAAACGCAAAGGTCAGTGGTTTTGTGGTTGGCGTTTCTGGCGGGGTGGATTCTGCAGTGACCTCAACACTTTGTGCCCTCACGGGACTGGATGTGATGTGTTTAGAAATGCCCATTCACCAAACAGAAAGTCATGTGTCAAGAGCTCAGGAACACATCGAACAACTGAAAAATAGGTTTCCAAATGTACAGTCCACTCGGGTTGATTTAACACCCGTTTTTGAAAGTTTTAAATCTGAAATTGATTTGGAAGGCAGCACAATCATGGTCGATATGGCATTGGCAAATTCGAGAGCACGGTTGCGAATGACCACTCTTTATTACTATGCGGGACTTTTAGGAAAACTAGTGGCTGGAACCGGAAATAAAGTGGAAGATTTTGGCGTTGGATTTTATACAAAATATGGAGATGGCGGCGTGGACCTCAGCCCAATTGCAGACCTCTTAAAATCGGAAGTGTACGATTTAGGAAGGGCTTTAGAAATCCCTGAAAGCATCTTAACCGCAGCACCAAGTGATGGTTTGTTTGGGGACTCCCGAAGTGACGAAGACCAAATTGGGGCTTCGTATCCCGAATTGGAATGGGCTATGAAGGAGGTTGAAAACGGAAAAACAGTGGACGATTTTGAAGGCAGAGAACGTACGGTTCTTGAAATTTATTCACGCTACAATGCGGCCAATAAACATAAAATGAACCCCATCCCTGTCTGTGAAATTCCTCAAAACTTAAAATAA
- a CDS encoding aryl-sulfate sulfotransferase, whose amino-acid sequence MKCKAPITFLFILLSFSCKDDTEITPPEPEVILTDNVLVYDSEKIHDHLSLLVKSGRTTSLLVDKQGNTLYEWNFETNLGNDFELLPDGKSIGMFKRSDPVVNFGGYGGVVKIFDEAGTEAWSYDYVNGNDIGHHDVEMLPNGNVIFLVWEEIDAAEVQAAGVDFDSNVYVETLIEVNPNTNQVEWEWRSWDHIVQEHDSNAPNYGAISDNPQRININYNLKPSGDFMHANGLSYDAVKDVVYISVNFFSEVWAVDHSTTINEASSNSGGNYNKGGDLLYRFGNPMAYNNSSGTRTFYSNHFPNLLKNGVPGAGNMLIYGNSGPDGLQQSTVYEMRLPEPYSLLPNTNNEPTTVWSFTDEELHFVRISGADRLGNGNTLICEGDFGMWEVTPDGDVVWKYESEPSSWRAYGYEFGSPAVKHLGL is encoded by the coding sequence ATGAAATGTAAAGCCCCAATTACTTTTCTGTTTATCCTCTTGAGTTTTAGCTGTAAAGACGACACAGAAATTACGCCCCCTGAACCCGAAGTTATTTTAACGGATAACGTTCTAGTGTATGATTCCGAAAAAATTCATGACCATCTAAGTTTACTTGTTAAAAGCGGAAGAACAACATCCCTTTTAGTAGACAAACAAGGGAATACGCTTTATGAATGGAACTTTGAAACAAATCTTGGAAACGATTTTGAACTGTTACCCGATGGAAAAAGCATTGGAATGTTTAAACGATCCGATCCGGTTGTTAACTTTGGAGGCTATGGAGGTGTTGTCAAAATTTTTGACGAAGCTGGAACTGAAGCCTGGAGTTACGATTACGTCAACGGAAACGACATCGGACACCATGACGTTGAAATGTTGCCAAATGGAAATGTGATTTTTTTAGTCTGGGAGGAAATTGATGCTGCTGAAGTACAAGCTGCTGGAGTCGATTTTGATTCAAACGTTTATGTAGAAACATTAATCGAAGTCAATCCCAATACCAATCAAGTGGAATGGGAATGGCGCAGCTGGGATCATATTGTTCAAGAACATGATTCCAATGCCCCTAATTACGGCGCAATATCAGACAACCCACAACGCATCAATATCAACTATAATTTAAAGCCTAGCGGAGACTTTATGCATGCTAATGGCCTCAGTTACGACGCTGTCAAAGATGTTGTCTATATAAGTGTCAATTTCTTTAGTGAGGTGTGGGCTGTCGACCACAGCACCACAATCAATGAAGCAAGCAGTAACTCCGGTGGAAATTACAACAAAGGCGGCGATTTGCTGTACCGTTTTGGAAACCCTATGGCCTATAACAATTCATCTGGAACGCGAACGTTTTACAGCAATCACTTTCCTAATTTATTAAAAAACGGAGTCCCTGGAGCAGGCAATATGTTGATTTATGGTAATTCCGGTCCTGACGGATTGCAACAATCTACTGTTTATGAAATGAGGCTTCCTGAACCTTATTCATTGCTGCCTAATACCAACAACGAACCCACAACTGTATGGAGCTTTACGGATGAAGAACTGCACTTTGTAAGAATTTCGGGAGCGGACCGATTGGGCAATGGAAACACGCTCATTTGTGAAGGTGATTTTGGAATGTGGGAAGTCACCCCTGATGGCGATGTTGTTTGGAAGTATGAAAGCGAACC